GGCCGAAGGGCTGGTCGAGCCAGAGCAGCGTCATCGGGGGGAACGTCAGCCACAGCAGGTAGCCGCGGAAGGGCCAGGAGCGCTCCTGTTCACCCCGGGCGACCGGGGCCACGCCCGCCTCGGCCGCCAGCCCGCGGGCCGCCTTCAGCCGTTCGACGAAGTCCGCGAACATCAGGCTCACGCCGTGCCAGACCCCCACCAGGGAGGAGAAGGAGGCGGCGAAGAAGCCGATCAGGAACAGGACCGAGGTGAAGGTGCCGAAGCGCCGCTCCAGGATGTCGTTCAGGTCCAGGAGCCCTTTGTCGCCGGTGGCGAGGGCGATGTGCGAGGCGTGGAGCAGTTCGGCGCCCACGATCAGCATCGCGACGACGAAGACGCCGGTGGTGATGTAGGCGACGCGGTTGTCGAGCCGCATCATCTTCATCCAGCCGCTGTCGGTCCAGCCCTTGGCGTTGATCCAGTAGCCGTAGGCGGCCATGGTGATGGTGCCGCCGACGCCGCCGATCAGCCCCAGCGTGAAGACCATGGAGCCGGAGGGCAGGACGGGGAGCAGCCCCGCGAAGGCGGCCGGGAGGTCGGGCGAGACGCGGATCGCGACGTAGACGACGACCACGAACATCACGCCGACGAAGACCATCATGATCTTCTCGACGATGGCGTAGCGGTTGCCCCATACGAAGGCCAGCCCGATCAGCCCGGTGATGATCGCCCACGCCTTGAGCGGCATCACGTCGGGGAAGAGCGCCTGGAGCGGCAGCGCGCTGGAGGACATGGCGGTGGCCCCGTAGATGAAGCCCCAGATGACGACGTAGACGGCGAAGTAGACCGTGGTCCAGGGGCCGAGGCTGCGCCAGCCGTCGAAGATGGTGCGGCCGGTGGCCAGGTGCCAGCGGCCGGTGGCCTCGGCGAGCGCGATCTTGACGACGCAGCCGATGACGGCGGCCCACATCAGGGTGTAGCCGAACTTGCTGCCGGCGATGAGCGTGGCGACGAGATCGCCGGCGCCGACGCCGGTGGCGGCGACGACCATGCCGGGGCCGATCATCTTCCAACTGGGCTTGCGCACCGGGGGCCGCGCGCCGCCTGTGGTGCTGGGGGTGGTGTCCTCCGCTGACATACCGGGCTGCCTCCACCGTGCGCAGGGATGGCGTACGTGCTGGTCGTGGGCGCATGTAACCGTCTGCGGACGATCAGCACAAGGGGGTACGCACGCCCGGACGCTACCGCCAGGTATTGACAACCTCATTGGTCTGGACCAGGTTGTACGCCACACACGCACCACCTCCCCCCATGTCCCCCCACACCGGAGGCAGTTGTGGCCCGTAACAGATCCCTGATCCCCCGCCGGTTCCGAACCCGCGCGCTGGTCGGCCTCACGGCCTCGGCACTGGCCGCCGCCGGGCTGTTCGCCTTCGGCGCGGCGCAGGCGAACGCCGGCGCGAGCGCGTCACCGGAAGCGGGGCCCCGCGTCGGCGCCTCCAAGGTCCCCGCCCACGCGGTCACCGGCTACTGGCAGAACTTCAACAACGGCGCGAAAGTCCAGACCCTCGCGGACGTGCAGAAGGACTACGACATCGTCGCGGTCGCCTTCGCGGACGCCACCACCTCGCCGGGCCAGGTCGACTTCAAGCTCGACCCGGCGCTCAACTACTCCGAGGATCAGTTCAAGGCGGACATCGCCGCCAAGCACGCCGAGGGCAAGTCGGTCGTCATCTCCGTCGGCGGCGAGAAGGGTGCCGTCTCCGTGAGCGACGACGCCTCCGCCGACGCCTTCGCCAAGAGCATCACCGGCCTCATGGACAAGTACGGCTTCGACGGCGTCGACATCGACCTGGAGAACGGCCTCAACTCCACATACATGACCAAGGCCCTGGAATCCATCCACGCCGCCAAGAGCGACGTCGTGGTGACGATGGCCCCGCAGACCATCGACATGCAGTCGCCGCAGAACGAGTACTTCAAGACGGCGCTCAACATCAAGAGCTTCCTGACCGTCGTCAACATGCAGTACTACAACAGCGGGTCCATGAACGGCTGTGACGGCAAGACCTACTCGGCCGGCACCGTCGACTTCCTGACGTCGCTGGCCTGCGTCCAGATCAAGGGCGGCCTCGATCCGTCCCAGGTCGGCATCGGCACCCCGGCATCCTCGCGGGCCGCCGGCTCGGGCTACGTCGAGCCCGGCGTGGTCAACGACGCGCTGGACTGCCTCGCGAAGGGAGAGCGCTGCGGCAGCTTCACCCCCGACCAGAAGTGGCCCGGCATCCGCGGCGCCATGACCTGGTCCACCAACTGGGACGCCACGGACAGCGACAAGTGGTCGAGCACCGTCGGCCCCCACGTCCACGGTCTGTAGCCCCCACGCGCGACCCCGAACCGTGCGGAGCCCCCCACCCCCCACCCCGCACACACACGACGCCCCCGGGTCCGGCAACGGCTACCCGGGGGCGTCGCGTTGAGGCGCCGAACCAGACGACACCTATTGATTTTCGATCGATACCAATCGATAATCGATGCATGCACCGTCTCTTCATCACAGCGCTGCGCGCCGGTATCGCCGCGGCATTCCTGGCCGGTCTCTTCGGCCAGATCCTCGTCATACCGAACACGGCCGCCAACGAGGTCGACACCTTCCCTCCTTACGAGCCGTTCGAGGCGCCCTACGTGACGGTGGCGATCGTCGGCGTCGCCTGCGTCCAGGTCGCGCTCGTCGCCACGTGGATGCTGCTCAGCATGGTCGAACGCGACGCGATCTTCACGCCGCGTGCCTTCCGGTGGGTCGACGTCATCATCGGGGCCTCGATCGTGGCGACGCTGTTGGCGACAGGGGTCATGGCGCATCTGGCCCTGGCCACCATCCCCTCCCCCGGCGACGGCATGGAGGTCATCGGCGCCTTGTTCACCGCGACCGCGTGCGCCGGTGCGGGGACATACTTCGCGTTGCTCGTCGTCATCATGCGAAGCCTCCTGCGCAAGGCGACGGACTTGCAGACCGAGATGGCCGAGGTGGTGTGATGGCGATCATCGTCGACCTCGATGTCCAGCTCGCCAAGCACAACATGTCCGTCGGCGAGTTCGCCGCCGCCGTCGGCATCACCCCCGCCAACATCGCCGTGCTGAAGAACGGCCGTGCGAAGGCGGTGCGGTTCACGACGCTCGACGCGATCTGCCGCACCCTCGACTGCCAGCCCGGCGACGTGCTGCGCTGGGTACCCGACGAGGGCGCGGACGACGGCGGGACGACGGCGCCGTAGCGGGTGACCGGCCGGCCGGAGAGGGTCCGGCGCCGCGGCCACCCGCTACGGCGAGTGCGCCCACGTCGTCGCGGGCGGGGCGAGCGGTCCCGTTACGCCTTCGGCTCCGGCAGCACGCAGTGGCGTGCGTCCAGGTCGAGCTGGTTGCCGCGGCCGAAGCAGGAGTTGATCAAGTATGTCTGCTGGCCGTAGGCGTTGAGGTAGCGGACCACCACGTGGCCCTTCTCGTTCACCTCACACGGGTTGTTCAGGGTGCACATCTCCCCGTCCTCGTTGTGGGTGTTGTTCACCCCGACGACCTTGTTGGTCTTGTTGTCGATCACCGGGGAGCCGGAGGTGCCGCCCTTGGTCTGGCAGTCCATCGTGTAGCGGATGGAATCCTTCCAGGTCCAGTCGCCCTCCTTCAGCCGGTAGGCGAAGCCGTCGACCGCGCAGCCGAAGGTCTCCTTCCAGTAGCCGGAGACGACGGTGATGTCGCGGCCCTGGCGCGGGTGCTTGGCATCCAGCTCCAGCGCGTCGATGCCGTACTTCTTCTTGATCTCCTTGTACGTGGAGGTGGACTCGTACACCGAGATGTCCGTGTCCGTCATCGTCGCGTAGGCGATCTTGTCGGAGTGGATCTTCCCGGCGTCGCTGCCGTCCGCGTTCAGGAGCGTGAAGTCGCGGCTCGTCTTCTTGTCGACGACGACCTCACCCGCGCCCGGCATGCCCTCTTGCAGGCAGTGCCCGTTGGACAGGACCAGCGCCGGGTCGCCGGGCTTGGAGTTCTTCAGCTTGACGACGGAGCCCGAGCAATTGCTGAGCGCGACGGTGCCCTCGAAGGTGGGCTCCTTCTGCGCCGAGGCCGGGTCCGAGGCGGACGTCGAGGCGGCTGCGGACGTCGAGGCGGCTGCGGCGGGTGCCGCGGCTATACCGGCCAGCGCGGCGGCGCCGAAGAGCACCGCCGCGAGCGTGCTGGCTAGGGGCTTTCTCATGAACGACCCTTCTGAAGTAGGGATACAGCGGTACGGACGCGCCGTGCGCTGCATCTCCACAGCGCCGCCTCAACGCCCCTGCGGGCGCTACGGCTTGGGTAGCGTGCAGCCCTCACGGCTGAGGTCGATCTGGTTTCCCGCTCCCACGCACGGCGCGATGATGTAGGTCTGCTGGCCGTAGGCGATCTGGTCGTGAACGGTGGTCTTGCCGCTCTCATCCACCTCGCAGGGGTTGTTGAGCGTGCACTCCGCACCGTCCTCGTTCCGGGTGTTGTTCACGCCGACGACCTTGCCCGAGGCGTTGTCGATCACCGGGGAGCCCGAAGTTCCGCCCTTGGTCTTGCAGTCGGCGGTGTAGCGGATCGAGTCCTTCATCGTCCAGCCCGCTTCCTTGAGCCGGTACGCGAAGCCGTCGATGGCGCAGCCGTAGGTCTCCTTCCAGTAACCGGAGACCACGGTGATGTCGTTGCCCTGCGTGGGGTGGGCAGCGTCGAGGTCGAGTGCCTTGATGCCGAACTCGGACTCGATCTCCTGGTAGGTGGAGCCCACCTCGTAGAGCGAGACGTCGGTGTCGGTCATGGTGGCGTAGGCGATCTTCGTGGCCTTGACGGTGCCCGCGTCACTGCCGTCGGCCTTCAGCAGCGTGAAGCTGCGGCTGGAGGCCTTGTCCGTGATCACCTGGCCGGGCTCGGGCATGCCCTCTTCGAGACAGTGCCCGTTGGACAGGACCAGCGCGGGGTCACCGGGCTGGGACTCGGGCATCTTGACCACCGAGCCGGAGCAATTGCTCAGCGCGACGGTCCCCTCGAAGCTGGGCGCCGCCGCTGGCGCCTTCTTCGCGGCCGACGCGCTCGAAGAGGCGGCGTCCGTCGCTGGCGTGGACGTCGCTGGGGTGGACGTCGCTGGGGTGGACGTCACTGGGGTGGACGTCACTGGGGTGGCTGCGGCGGGGGACGCGGCTATGCCCGCGAGAGCGGCGGCTCCGAAGAACGCCGCGGCGAGCGAGCCGACGAGAGGTCTTTTCATTGTGGGGGTTCCTCTCTTGGTACCGAAGGTCGATTCGGTCTGACGCCGTGCATTCTTGGGCCAGTTGAGGTTCACCCACAAGAGCGCCCCCGGAAGCGATATGAGCGATTCCGGGGGCGCGAGGGGGACGGGGCAGGCGGGACGGGGGCGGGGACGGACGCGGACCCACGCCCGCGCCCCCGGAACGAGCGGACCCGCGCCCGCGCCCCGCCGCCCTAGACGAAGACGCTCACGAGTGCGGCGACCGCGAAACCGGCGACCGAGAGCACGGACTCCAGCACCGTCCAGGACTTGAGGGTGTCCCGCTCGGAGATGCCGAAGTACTTCGAGACCATCCAGAAGCCGCCGTCGTTCACATGCGAGGCGAAGATCGACCCCGCCGAGATCGCCATGATGACCAGCGCGAGATGCGCCTGCGAGGGGTCGCTCTCGGCCAGCAGCGGCGCGACGATCCCCGCCGTGGTGACGATGGCGACCGTCGCCGAGCCCTGTGCCACGCGCAGCACCAGGGAGATCAGATAGGCCAGCACGATCACCGGCAGCCCCGCGTCCCCGAACACGTCGGCGAGCGCCTTCGCGACGCCCGACCCCTGAAGGACGGCGCCGAAGACGCCGCCGGCGCCGACGACCAGAATGATGTTGCCGACGGGCTTGAGCGAGGCGGTGGAGACCGTCTCCAGCGACTTGCGGCTCCAGCCCCGGCGCAGCCCCAGCAGGTAGTAGGACAGCAGCAGCGCGACGGTCAGCGCCACGAAGGGGTGGCCGATGAACTCGATGACCGAGCGGCCCGTCGAGGGGTCCAGCGCGATGGAGGAGAACGTCGCGGCCAGGATCAGCACCAGCGGGGTGCCGGTGATGGCCAGCACCGTGCCGACGGCGACCGGCTTCTCGTCGGCACGCGCGCCGTCGGCACGCGCGCCGTCGGCACGCGCGCCGTTGGCACGCTGCTCCTCGGCGACGGCCGCCTTCGCCTCCTCAGCGGCCTCCAGCATGTCCTGCGGCACGGGGACGAACACGCGGTTGCCGATCCAGGCCGCGTACGCCCAGGCCGCCAGCACGGCGGGGATTCCGCAGATGACGCCCATCAGGATGACCCAGCCCAGGTCCACGTTGAGCAGCCCGGCGGCGGCCACGGGGCCCGGGTGCGGCGGCAGGAACGCGTGGGTCATGGACAGCCCCGCCAGCATCGGCATGCAGTACAGCAGCACCGACTTGCCGCTGCGCTTGGCGGCGGCGTAGATGATCGGCGCCAGCACGAAGATGCCGACGTCGAAGAAGACGGGGATACCGAAGATCAGGCCGGTCAGGCCCATCGCGAGCGGGGCGCGCTTCTCCCCGAACAGCCCCAGCAGCCGGGCCGAGAGCGCCTCGGCACCGCCGCTGACCTCCAGGATCGCGCCCAGCATGGTGCCCAGGCCGATGATGATCGCGACGTGCCCGAGGATCCCGCCCATCCCCGCCTCGATCATCGAGACGGCGTCGGACTTCTGGACGGTGCCGAACAGTTCGGTCACGGAAAGGCCCGCACCCAGGCCGACGGCTATGGACACCGTGAGCAGCGCCACGAACGGCTGGATGCGGACCTTGATGATCAGTACGAGCAGCAGGACGATCCCGAGGGCCGCGACGGTCAGCAGACCCCCGGTCCCGGGTATGAGCGCGAGCAGGCCGCCCGTATGGGGCGGGGTGTCTGCGGCAAGCAGCATGGGGAACTCCATTGTTTCCGTGCCTGGTCCCAGAACGCCCGGATGGGGGGATGACCCTCAGCCGAGGACGGCGAGGGTGTCGATCTCGACCAGCAGACCGGCGGGAAGGCCGACGTACACCGTCGTACGCGCGGCCGGGGCCTCCTGAAGGGAGGCGAAGTACTCGTTGTAGATCTCGTTGAACTCGGCGAAGTGCGCGGTGTCCGTCAGATACACCCGCACCATCACCGCGTCCTCCCAAGTGGCGCCCCCCTCCTTGAGGATGGCCTCCACGTTGGCGAAGGTCTGGAGGGTCTGCTCGCGCAGGCCGGGGCCCACCGGCGTGGGCGCCTGGCCCTCGGCGGCCGGGCCGAAGCCGACCTGCCCGGCGACCTGGAGGATGTTCCCCT
This sequence is a window from Streptomyces sp. NBC_01775. Protein-coding genes within it:
- a CDS encoding Nramp family divalent metal transporter, with the protein product MSAEDTTPSTTGGARPPVRKPSWKMIGPGMVVAATGVGAGDLVATLIAGSKFGYTLMWAAVIGCVVKIALAEATGRWHLATGRTIFDGWRSLGPWTTVYFAVYVVIWGFIYGATAMSSSALPLQALFPDVMPLKAWAIITGLIGLAFVWGNRYAIVEKIMMVFVGVMFVVVVYVAIRVSPDLPAAFAGLLPVLPSGSMVFTLGLIGGVGGTITMAAYGYWINAKGWTDSGWMKMMRLDNRVAYITTGVFVVAMLIVGAELLHASHIALATGDKGLLDLNDILERRFGTFTSVLFLIGFFAASFSSLVGVWHGVSLMFADFVERLKAARGLAAEAGVAPVARGEQERSWPFRGYLLWLTFPPMTLLWLDQPFGLVIAYGVLGAFFMPFLAATLMWLLNTGRTPQEWRSGWLSNTLLAASCVLFVVLCVQQLRELPW
- a CDS encoding chitinase; translation: MARNRSLIPRRFRTRALVGLTASALAAAGLFAFGAAQANAGASASPEAGPRVGASKVPAHAVTGYWQNFNNGAKVQTLADVQKDYDIVAVAFADATTSPGQVDFKLDPALNYSEDQFKADIAAKHAEGKSVVISVGGEKGAVSVSDDASADAFAKSITGLMDKYGFDGVDIDLENGLNSTYMTKALESIHAAKSDVVVTMAPQTIDMQSPQNEYFKTALNIKSFLTVVNMQYYNSGSMNGCDGKTYSAGTVDFLTSLACVQIKGGLDPSQVGIGTPASSRAAGSGYVEPGVVNDALDCLAKGERCGSFTPDQKWPGIRGAMTWSTNWDATDSDKWSSTVGPHVHGL
- a CDS encoding DUF2975 domain-containing protein — translated: MHRLFITALRAGIAAAFLAGLFGQILVIPNTAANEVDTFPPYEPFEAPYVTVAIVGVACVQVALVATWMLLSMVERDAIFTPRAFRWVDVIIGASIVATLLATGVMAHLALATIPSPGDGMEVIGALFTATACAGAGTYFALLVVIMRSLLRKATDLQTEMAEVV
- a CDS encoding helix-turn-helix domain-containing protein, whose protein sequence is MAIIVDLDVQLAKHNMSVGEFAAAVGITPANIAVLKNGRAKAVRFTTLDAICRTLDCQPGDVLRWVPDEGADDGGTTAP
- a CDS encoding S1 family peptidase; protein product: MRKPLASTLAAVLFGAAALAGIAAAPAAAASTSAAASTSASDPASAQKEPTFEGTVALSNCSGSVVKLKNSKPGDPALVLSNGHCLQEGMPGAGEVVVDKKTSRDFTLLNADGSDAGKIHSDKIAYATMTDTDISVYESTSTYKEIKKKYGIDALELDAKHPRQGRDITVVSGYWKETFGCAVDGFAYRLKEGDWTWKDSIRYTMDCQTKGGTSGSPVIDNKTNKVVGVNNTHNEDGEMCTLNNPCEVNEKGHVVVRYLNAYGQQTYLINSCFGRGNQLDLDARHCVLPEPKA
- a CDS encoding S1 family peptidase — encoded protein: MKRPLVGSLAAAFFGAAALAGIAASPAAATPVTSTPVTSTPATSTPATSTPATDAASSSASAAKKAPAAAPSFEGTVALSNCSGSVVKMPESQPGDPALVLSNGHCLEEGMPEPGQVITDKASSRSFTLLKADGSDAGTVKATKIAYATMTDTDVSLYEVGSTYQEIESEFGIKALDLDAAHPTQGNDITVVSGYWKETYGCAIDGFAYRLKEAGWTMKDSIRYTADCKTKGGTSGSPVIDNASGKVVGVNNTRNEDGAECTLNNPCEVDESGKTTVHDQIAYGQQTYIIAPCVGAGNQIDLSREGCTLPKP
- a CDS encoding GntP family permease, with the protein product MLLAADTPPHTGGLLALIPGTGGLLTVAALGIVLLLVLIIKVRIQPFVALLTVSIAVGLGAGLSVTELFGTVQKSDAVSMIEAGMGGILGHVAIIIGLGTMLGAILEVSGGAEALSARLLGLFGEKRAPLAMGLTGLIFGIPVFFDVGIFVLAPIIYAAAKRSGKSVLLYCMPMLAGLSMTHAFLPPHPGPVAAAGLLNVDLGWVILMGVICGIPAVLAAWAYAAWIGNRVFVPVPQDMLEAAEEAKAAVAEEQRANGARADGARADGARADEKPVAVGTVLAITGTPLVLILAATFSSIALDPSTGRSVIEFIGHPFVALTVALLLSYYLLGLRRGWSRKSLETVSTASLKPVGNIILVVGAGGVFGAVLQGSGVAKALADVFGDAGLPVIVLAYLISLVLRVAQGSATVAIVTTAGIVAPLLAESDPSQAHLALVIMAISAGSIFASHVNDGGFWMVSKYFGISERDTLKSWTVLESVLSVAGFAVAALVSVFV
- a CDS encoding RidA family protein; the protein is MSDKLPKTALTPDTHTTPPAKFSHGVRKGNILQVAGQVGFGPAAEGQAPTPVGPGLREQTLQTFANVEAILKEGGATWEDAVMVRVYLTDTAHFAEFNEIYNEYFASLQEAPAARTTVYVGLPAGLLVEIDTLAVLG